One part of the Acidobacteriota bacterium genome encodes these proteins:
- a CDS encoding radical SAM protein — translation MSLLNEMSQKAFDLGVPISVHLDVTYRCNERCVHCYLDHDDHGEMTTAEMKGVLDQLADAGVFFLTFSGGEVFLRRDFFEILEYARRLQFNVKIKTNAVMIHAKEAKRIRDLGVDTIQISVYSHRAEVHDAITKLPGSFNRTIKAIRFMREQGLKVTVANVMMTLNRHDSDGVQALATELGAHYTLDPTITPMMDGNTDVLSLRIAGEELPSVFANPNLVPNMEEFCAPPMPVTDDDMEGYSCSAGHSFCYISPYGDVFPCVQFPLPTGNVRQQKFIDIWNHSPEMNEVRSIKAKDLTTCSSCSHVSSCTRCPGLAYMEGSMRGPSTADCEKSYYRTGIPSANMLRKAGKPTSMTPLVQIRPMAALAMNGD, via the coding sequence ATGAGCCTGCTTAATGAAATGAGCCAGAAGGCTTTCGACCTCGGTGTGCCGATCAGCGTGCATCTGGATGTCACTTATCGCTGCAATGAGCGCTGCGTGCACTGTTACCTCGATCACGACGACCATGGCGAGATGACAACCGCCGAAATGAAAGGCGTCCTCGATCAACTGGCCGACGCGGGAGTTTTCTTTCTTACATTCAGTGGCGGAGAAGTTTTCCTGCGCCGCGATTTTTTTGAGATTCTCGAGTACGCGCGCCGCTTGCAGTTCAACGTAAAAATCAAGACAAACGCTGTCATGATTCACGCCAAAGAAGCAAAGCGCATTCGCGATCTCGGCGTGGACACGATCCAGATCAGCGTGTACTCACATCGTGCCGAAGTTCATGACGCGATCACGAAACTTCCCGGATCATTCAATCGCACCATCAAAGCGATCCGCTTCATGCGCGAGCAGGGATTGAAAGTCACTGTCGCCAACGTGATGATGACCTTGAACCGCCACGACAGCGACGGCGTTCAGGCACTGGCAACCGAACTGGGAGCGCACTACACGCTCGATCCGACGATTACGCCCATGATGGACGGCAACACGGACGTTCTCTCCCTGCGCATCGCTGGCGAGGAATTGCCGAGCGTCTTCGCGAATCCCAACCTTGTTCCCAACATGGAAGAGTTCTGCGCGCCGCCGATGCCGGTCACCGACGATGACATGGAAGGCTACTCCTGCAGCGCGGGCCATTCTTTCTGCTATATCTCTCCCTACGGAGACGTTTTCCCCTGCGTGCAGTTCCCTTTGCCGACCGGTAATGTGCGACAGCAGAAGTTCATCGACATCTGGAATCACTCGCCGGAGATGAACGAAGTGCGCTCCATCAAGGCGAAAGACCTGACTACGTGTTCGTCATGCAGCCACGTCAGTAGCTGTACGCGTTGTCCGGGACTGGCCTACATGGAAGGCAGCATGCGCGGCCCCTCGACCGCGGACTGCGAGAAGTCTTACTACCGCACCGGCATCCCATCTGCGAATATGCTGCGCAAGGCTGGGAAGCCGACGTCGATGACGCCGCTCGTGCAGATTCGTCCGATGGCCGCGTTGGCCATGAACGGCGACTAA
- a CDS encoding PBP1A family penicillin-binding protein, protein MTTIDEKLPEENDVGKRRLVGHVLFGILVLISIAVGATAGLLLVYSTDLPQVEELENYRPSAVTELYDVHGRVIGTFALQRRVIATYDDYPEVLRNALVSIEDKDFYTHSGINFWRIAGAAYRDIESGGKVQGASTLTMQLARNLFLSPDRSFHRKIQEALLAIQMERRFTKPQIFTLYANQIFLGHGAYGFEAASEYYFSKPAKQMKLEEAALLAGLPKAPQYYSPITHPDRAQKRRNLVINAMLEDGKVTAAEAAVAKAKPVQLNVQKDPNSLAPNFVEEIRRYLETKYGSDQVHEGGLRVYTTLDMDFQKAANRAVLDGLAAYERRQKWRGNLANVVLQGQHVDKYEDVDWDQEPEVNGYLHALVTSVSPAAAQIRFGDRTAALSQSDIAWTQRKLPALLAPGDIVYVKVLSLDPGSKATVSLEQDSGAEGALVAIDNATGEIKAMVGGRDFNLSKFNRATQALRQVGSSFKPYVYTAIIDQGGSPDETILDEPITFQTPSGPYIPHNYDDKFEGLITLRRALAQSRNIPALKLADRIGIRTVIDYAHRFGVTSNIPAYLPVALGSAEITLIEQTSAFSVFPNDGVRLAPRYIKKVTDYDGRILEEDFPDIKDVVSSRTARIMTSMLHEVVVHGTAVAASKMPYALAGKTGTTNDFTDAWFVGFSPTLTCGVWIGYDEKKSLGPKESGGHAALPIWIQFMNVALAGRDQGEFPPPPSSNSPFAQKVDTPDVAPGDGEAQ, encoded by the coding sequence ATGACGACCATCGACGAGAAACTTCCGGAAGAGAACGATGTGGGCAAGCGGAGGCTCGTCGGGCACGTTCTATTCGGAATCTTGGTCCTGATCTCGATAGCGGTCGGCGCAACGGCAGGACTGCTGCTGGTTTATTCCACGGATCTGCCCCAGGTAGAAGAACTGGAGAACTATCGGCCCAGCGCCGTTACCGAGTTGTATGACGTCCATGGACGCGTCATCGGAACCTTTGCATTGCAAAGGCGCGTGATCGCCACCTACGACGACTATCCCGAAGTTCTTCGCAATGCTCTTGTGTCGATCGAAGACAAGGACTTCTACACCCACTCCGGGATCAACTTCTGGCGAATCGCCGGAGCAGCCTATCGTGACATCGAGTCGGGCGGAAAAGTACAAGGCGCATCGACACTCACCATGCAACTGGCGCGTAATCTATTTCTCTCGCCGGACCGATCCTTCCATCGCAAGATTCAGGAAGCCCTGCTCGCCATCCAGATGGAACGCCGCTTCACCAAGCCGCAGATTTTCACGCTCTATGCCAACCAGATTTTCCTCGGCCACGGAGCCTACGGATTTGAAGCCGCTTCGGAGTACTACTTCAGCAAGCCTGCGAAACAAATGAAGCTCGAAGAAGCAGCTCTGCTGGCGGGCTTGCCCAAGGCGCCGCAGTATTACTCACCGATCACTCATCCCGACCGCGCGCAGAAGCGTCGCAACCTCGTGATCAACGCCATGCTCGAAGACGGCAAAGTTACGGCTGCGGAAGCCGCTGTTGCCAAGGCGAAACCGGTTCAACTCAACGTGCAGAAGGATCCGAATTCGCTGGCCCCGAATTTCGTGGAAGAAATCCGGCGCTACTTGGAAACCAAGTACGGCAGCGATCAGGTTCACGAAGGCGGCCTGCGCGTCTACACCACGCTCGACATGGACTTCCAGAAGGCTGCGAACCGCGCAGTCCTCGACGGTCTCGCCGCCTATGAGCGGCGCCAGAAATGGCGCGGCAACCTGGCCAACGTTGTCTTGCAAGGGCAGCATGTCGACAAATATGAAGATGTGGACTGGGATCAGGAACCCGAAGTCAACGGATACCTGCACGCACTAGTCACTTCTGTTTCGCCGGCAGCGGCCCAGATCCGTTTCGGTGACCGCACCGCTGCGCTTTCGCAATCCGATATCGCGTGGACGCAACGCAAGCTTCCTGCCCTGTTGGCGCCCGGAGACATCGTGTACGTCAAAGTGCTGTCGCTCGACCCCGGCAGCAAGGCCACGGTCAGTCTTGAGCAGGATTCCGGTGCGGAAGGTGCCCTGGTCGCGATCGACAATGCGACGGGAGAAATCAAGGCCATGGTCGGCGGGCGGGACTTCAATCTCTCGAAATTTAATCGCGCAACACAGGCTCTGCGCCAGGTCGGATCGTCCTTCAAACCCTACGTCTACACCGCGATCATCGATCAGGGCGGAAGTCCCGACGAAACCATCCTCGACGAGCCCATCACTTTTCAGACGCCATCCGGCCCCTATATCCCGCACAACTATGACGACAAATTTGAAGGCCTGATCACCTTGCGCCGGGCGCTCGCGCAATCGAGGAACATTCCCGCGCTCAAGCTTGCCGATCGCATTGGTATCCGCACCGTGATCGACTACGCCCACCGCTTCGGCGTGACTTCCAACATCCCAGCTTACCTGCCGGTCGCACTCGGCTCCGCTGAAATTACTTTGATCGAACAGACTTCGGCGTTCAGCGTCTTTCCCAACGACGGCGTGCGCCTCGCTCCGCGCTACATCAAGAAAGTCACCGACTATGATGGACGCATCCTGGAAGAAGATTTTCCTGACATCAAGGATGTCGTCAGCTCGCGCACGGCGCGCATCATGACGTCGATGCTGCACGAAGTGGTCGTGCACGGCACCGCCGTCGCCGCTTCCAAGATGCCGTATGCTCTCGCCGGAAAGACGGGCACGACCAACGATTTCACGGACGCCTGGTTTGTCGGCTTCTCTCCAACGCTGACCTGTGGTGTCTGGATTGGTTACGACGAAAAAAAATCTCTTGGCCCCAAAGAGTCCGGAGGCCATGCCGCATTACCCATCTGGATTCAGTTCATGAACGTCGCGCTGGCCGGAAGAGATCAAGGCGAATTTCCGCCTCCGCCCAGTTCGAATTCACCGTTCGCTCAGAAAGTGGATACTCCCGATGTCGCTCCCGGCGATGGCGAAGCGCAATAA
- a CDS encoding PqqD family protein, giving the protein MSDTYIARSSAIAARMLAGEMMVMNSMDSTFFTLNEVATAIWQAADGRTPLREIVSHKICGQFDIEPDQAQRDAEQFVSELSQHGILVVSDQPFSDTHATPQSPEAR; this is encoded by the coding sequence TTGTCTGATACCTACATCGCGCGCAGTTCCGCCATCGCCGCCCGCATGCTGGCCGGCGAAATGATGGTGATGAATTCCATGGATTCGACGTTCTTCACGCTGAACGAAGTCGCCACCGCCATCTGGCAGGCCGCCGATGGACGCACTCCGCTCCGTGAAATTGTCAGCCACAAGATCTGCGGGCAATTTGATATCGAACCCGATCAGGCCCAGCGCGACGCGGAACAATTTGTCAGCGAGCTTTCGCAGCACGGGATTCTCGTAGTGTCCGATCAGCCGTTTTCCGACACACATGCAACACCGCAATCGCCGGAGGCCCGATGA
- a CDS encoding S24/S26 family peptidase codes for MRLHVRGASMLPALYPGDVAEIQACSLDDVATGEIVLAFREDRFFLHRFMSRNENHRFVARGDSMPGADPTYTTEQFVGRLVAATRNGQPVSLTARPWTRALGLLFCYSSIARRIALRLHHSRNLQRLPGADLEIA; via the coding sequence TTGCGCCTCCACGTGCGCGGCGCAAGCATGCTGCCGGCGCTCTATCCGGGAGACGTTGCGGAAATTCAAGCGTGCTCACTCGACGATGTTGCTACCGGTGAGATTGTTCTGGCGTTTCGCGAAGACCGCTTCTTCCTGCATCGGTTTATGAGCCGCAACGAGAACCATCGTTTCGTCGCCCGAGGCGATTCAATGCCGGGTGCCGACCCCACATACACCACCGAACAGTTTGTTGGAAGGCTGGTGGCCGCGACGCGCAACGGTCAGCCAGTTTCCCTGACCGCTCGCCCCTGGACACGCGCACTGGGTCTGCTGTTTTGCTATTCGAGCATCGCTCGGCGTATTGCTCTGCGGCTTCATCACTCTAGAAATCTTCAGCGGCTACCCGGCGCTGACCTTGAAATCGCATGA
- a CDS encoding ABC transporter permease — protein sequence MRSTLNKLLAILRRDLLTAIRHRTGFAVTAFGLLTELAAFYFLSRAIGPGFRPGGVEYFPFLLVGTGVYTFFVMSTQAFLSTVQEAQQTGTMEVLMTTSTPPAQLVVLSSVSAFAGNLLKLLVYVLAGAAIFSAPIHPNFFSGLAVLILCVAIALAVGIAAATIQIIFQRGSALLWLLSSGVWFLSGAMFPIESLPRPLVLVAHAIPLSYAIGGMRMALLQGQTVMAMAPTLAALLGFSLVLLPLALWSLTFSLRRARQDGTLSFY from the coding sequence GTGAGATCGACTCTTAACAAGCTTCTCGCCATCCTGCGCCGCGACCTGCTGACCGCGATCCGCCATCGCACCGGCTTTGCCGTTACCGCCTTCGGGCTGCTGACGGAACTGGCGGCTTTTTATTTCCTGTCGCGCGCCATCGGTCCGGGCTTCCGTCCCGGCGGAGTGGAGTATTTTCCATTTCTTCTCGTCGGTACTGGCGTTTACACATTTTTCGTGATGAGCACGCAGGCGTTTCTCAGCACCGTGCAGGAAGCCCAGCAGACGGGAACCATGGAAGTCCTGATGACCACTTCCACGCCGCCCGCACAATTGGTCGTGCTGAGTTCCGTTTCAGCGTTCGCCGGAAACCTGCTCAAATTGCTGGTGTATGTTCTGGCGGGCGCTGCGATCTTCTCCGCGCCTATCCACCCGAATTTTTTCTCGGGCCTGGCAGTGCTGATTCTCTGTGTCGCAATCGCCCTGGCTGTCGGCATCGCCGCCGCGACTATCCAGATCATTTTTCAACGTGGATCGGCACTCCTCTGGCTGCTGAGTTCGGGAGTCTGGTTTCTCAGCGGAGCCATGTTCCCGATCGAGAGTTTGCCGAGGCCGCTGGTGCTCGTCGCCCACGCAATCCCCCTCAGTTACGCCATCGGAGGCATGCGGATGGCCCTGCTCCAGGGCCAGACTGTGATGGCGATGGCGCCCACGCTAGCGGCCCTCCTCGGATTTAGCCTTGTCCTGCTGCCGCTCGCGCTCTGGAGCCTCACTTTCAGTCTGCGGCGGGCGCGCCAGGATGGAACTCTCTCATTCTATTAA
- a CDS encoding ABC transporter ATP-binding protein: MDRVVFESARKVFRHRPALFNLLGRERSGETIALTGLSFTAGAGEVLALLGPNGSGKTTALKLISTMLLPDSGTVRVAGFDTQRDGGHVREQVGIAVATERSFFPRLSARENLEFFAALDDVPRAESKVRIEEVLRDTGLTEHADLLVMKFSSGMYQRLGIARALVKRPAVLLLDEPTRSLDAATTAHFWTTIRDLADRQTTILLATHNFAEAGAVGDRILLLQKGDLLADRPIRKGESMEDLRAFYFRMTGEVDEAAGMIQRVGRVS, encoded by the coding sequence ATGGACCGAGTCGTCTTCGAATCCGCACGCAAGGTTTTTCGTCACCGCCCTGCATTGTTCAACTTGCTTGGCCGGGAGCGTAGCGGAGAGACCATTGCCTTGACTGGTCTTTCGTTCACGGCCGGCGCAGGAGAAGTCCTCGCGCTCCTCGGGCCGAACGGCAGCGGTAAAACGACTGCCCTGAAGTTGATTTCAACCATGTTGCTGCCGGATAGCGGTACCGTACGCGTCGCGGGATTCGATACGCAGCGCGATGGCGGCCACGTACGCGAACAAGTCGGCATCGCTGTCGCTACCGAGCGATCGTTCTTCCCGCGACTATCCGCCCGCGAGAATCTCGAATTCTTCGCTGCACTCGATGATGTCCCCCGCGCCGAGAGTAAGGTTCGGATCGAAGAAGTCCTGCGCGACACGGGTCTCACCGAACATGCCGATCTGCTGGTGATGAAATTTTCCAGCGGCATGTATCAACGTCTTGGAATCGCGCGCGCGCTCGTAAAACGCCCTGCCGTCCTGTTGCTCGATGAACCGACCCGCAGCCTGGATGCCGCGACCACCGCCCATTTCTGGACTACGATCCGCGACCTCGCCGATCGCCAGACCACCATTCTTCTCGCCACTCACAACTTCGCCGAAGCAGGCGCAGTCGGTGACCGTATTCTCCTGTTGCAAAAAGGTGACCTGCTTGCCGACCGCCCGATTCGCAAAGGCGAGAGCATGGAAGATCTGCGAGCCTTCTACTTCCGTATGACGGGTGAAGTGGACGAGGCCGCCGGCATGATCCAGCGCGTGGGGAGAGTCTCGTGA
- a CDS encoding nucleotidyltransferase family protein — protein sequence MSKEFSFLCACAGVELTAERIARLAHWNGAGIDWPEFLRLAEHHGVLPLVARNLTAHAQGLPADVDQSLRSEFAKNLRRNLWFASELARISEHFAQKDLRAIPYKGPMLAESVYGDIALRNFGDLDFLISSSDFERGKQALAEFGYRPSKPLSPAVERYWLRNGYECSFDGAAGKYLIELQWGLLPHFYAVDLRTDDLLARSGSMMFSGREVAALSPEDSLLVLCLHAAKHLWMRMIWVCDIAETMRTQVLDWDVIRARARELGILRIVGVSLWLSQRLLGCPLPEPANELVNQDQEVAALGEQFAARLAGSATYDFESTEYFRLILRLRERRSDQARYLWRLLWTPGEGDLAAIRLPEAMFPLYRGVRAVRLLGKLF from the coding sequence GTGTCGAAGGAATTTAGTTTTCTGTGCGCGTGCGCGGGCGTCGAACTGACGGCCGAACGTATTGCCCGTCTCGCGCACTGGAATGGCGCGGGAATCGACTGGCCTGAATTTCTTCGCCTCGCGGAACATCACGGCGTCCTGCCGCTGGTGGCGCGCAATCTCACGGCGCATGCGCAGGGGTTACCGGCAGACGTTGATCAGTCGTTGCGCTCCGAGTTTGCCAAGAATTTGCGACGCAATTTGTGGTTTGCCAGCGAACTTGCGCGAATTTCAGAACATTTTGCGCAGAAGGACCTGCGCGCAATCCCTTACAAAGGCCCGATGCTCGCGGAGTCCGTTTATGGCGATATTGCGTTGCGCAACTTCGGCGACCTCGATTTTCTGATTTCTTCCAGCGACTTTGAGCGCGGGAAGCAGGCGCTGGCGGAATTTGGATACCGCCCTTCCAAGCCACTCAGCCCGGCGGTGGAACGTTACTGGCTACGCAACGGTTACGAGTGTTCGTTCGATGGAGCTGCGGGAAAGTACCTGATCGAATTGCAGTGGGGATTGTTGCCGCATTTCTATGCCGTGGATTTGCGGACAGACGACTTGCTGGCCCGTTCGGGTTCCATGATGTTCAGCGGGCGCGAAGTCGCCGCACTCTCCCCAGAAGACTCATTGCTGGTGCTGTGTCTGCATGCGGCGAAGCATCTGTGGATGCGAATGATCTGGGTGTGCGATATCGCGGAGACGATGCGTACGCAGGTGTTGGACTGGGATGTGATCCGTGCACGCGCCCGTGAACTGGGTATTTTACGCATCGTGGGAGTGAGCCTCTGGCTGTCGCAACGATTGTTGGGTTGCCCCCTACCCGAACCTGCAAATGAACTCGTCAATCAGGACCAGGAGGTGGCTGCACTTGGCGAACAATTTGCAGCTCGGCTGGCGGGAAGCGCCACCTACGATTTCGAATCAACGGAATATTTCCGGTTGATCTTGCGATTGCGAGAGCGGCGCAGCGATCAGGCGCGCTATCTATGGCGACTGCTCTGGACGCCAGGGGAAGGGGATCTGGCGGCAATCAGGCTCCCGGAAGCGATGTTTCCGTTGTATCGCGGGGTGCGCGCGGTGCGTCTGCTGGGCAAACTCTTCTGA